The following are from one region of the Dehalococcoidia bacterium genome:
- a CDS encoding DUF4126 domain-containing protein, whose amino-acid sequence MSELLAILTAFGISAPAGLNAYVPLLLVGITARFTSWITLNDPFTWLTNEWVLLGLALLFGVEFFADKIPGVDHANDVLNTVLRPAAGAILFAAAGNVISEIHPALAILLGVLAAGSVHAVKATARPVVTALTFGIATPVVSAIEDVLAGTTTILAIVAPLLLLLPLASAAVVIAWWWRGAPKPRPSV is encoded by the coding sequence GTGAGCGAACTGCTCGCCATCCTGACCGCATTCGGCATCAGCGCGCCGGCCGGGCTGAATGCGTACGTGCCGCTGCTGCTCGTCGGGATAACAGCGCGGTTCACTTCCTGGATTACGCTGAACGACCCGTTCACCTGGCTGACTAATGAATGGGTCTTGCTTGGGCTCGCGCTGCTCTTCGGGGTCGAGTTCTTCGCCGACAAAATCCCAGGGGTTGATCACGCGAACGACGTGCTCAATACGGTTCTCCGGCCGGCAGCAGGCGCGATCTTGTTCGCGGCGGCCGGCAATGTGATCAGCGAGATCCATCCCGCGCTCGCCATTCTCCTCGGGGTCCTTGCCGCCGGCAGTGTCCACGCCGTCAAGGCGACCGCCCGGCCAGTGGTGACCGCCCTCACGTTTGGCATCGCCACGCCGGTTGTCAGCGCAATCGAAGATGTCCTCGCCGGCACTACGACCATTCTTGCGATTGTGGCGCCGCTCCTCCTCCTCCTCCCGCTCGCGAGCGCGGCAGTTGTCATCGCATGGTGGTGGAGAGGCGCACCCAAGCCGCGCCCATCGGTCTGA
- a CDS encoding SIS domain-containing protein, which translates to MSAVIRQYLATAEAARQALDLGALAAAAARIAEARACGATVFLCGNGGSAATASHFATDLQKSTRVGGQPPVRAIALNDNVSVLTAWANDVDYCRVFAEPLATFARPGDVLVAISASGNSPNVLEAVATAEALGLTIIGLTGFDGGALRSRSTISIHIPVHSYEIAEDIHLMVCHLITTLLKAGAASADAAADHVTDGALSPVRS; encoded by the coding sequence ATGAGCGCGGTCATTCGCCAGTATCTCGCGACGGCAGAGGCGGCGCGCCAAGCGCTCGACCTTGGCGCGCTCGCTGCCGCTGCCGCCCGCATCGCCGAAGCGCGCGCTTGCGGCGCGACCGTCTTCCTTTGCGGGAATGGCGGCAGCGCCGCAACCGCCTCCCACTTCGCGACTGACCTGCAGAAATCGACCCGGGTTGGCGGGCAGCCGCCGGTTCGCGCCATCGCGCTGAACGACAACGTCAGCGTCCTGACGGCGTGGGCAAACGATGTCGACTACTGCCGGGTGTTTGCTGAGCCGCTCGCTACTTTCGCGCGCCCCGGGGATGTGCTCGTCGCTATCAGCGCCAGCGGGAATTCGCCGAATGTTCTGGAGGCCGTCGCGACTGCGGAGGCGCTCGGCCTGACGATTATCGGGCTGACGGGATTCGACGGGGGGGCGCTCCGTTCACGCTCGACGATCTCGATCCACATCCCTGTGCACTCGTATGAGATCGCAGAGGATATTCACCTGATGGTCTGCCATCTCATCACGACCTTGTTGAAAGCAGGGGCGGCAAGCGCCGATGCAGCGGCCGATCACGTCACTGACGGCGCGCTTTCGCCTGTGCGCTCATGA
- a CDS encoding NAD-dependent epimerase/dehydratase family protein: MKWLVTGGAGFIGSHLVDRLLRDGHEVVVYDNFSTGQLRFLDDALRSPRLTLITADLLDCDQLTKAMAGVDFVVHLAANADVRHGTKHPKKDLEQNTIATFNVLEAMRVSGVRRIAFSSTGSVYGDATVFPTPEDAPFPIQTSLYGASKVAGEGLITAYCEGFGFQAYIFRFVSILGERYTHGHVFDFYKKLRADPTRLEVLGNGRQRKSYLYVQDCIDAMLCVIEKADARVNIYNLGTDEYCEVNDSVRWITERLGLTPTITYTGGDRGWVGDSPFIFLDTRRVRALGWRPKLSIREGVIRTLDWLIANPDILLVRE, from the coding sequence GTGAAATGGCTTGTGACTGGCGGCGCGGGCTTTATCGGGAGCCACCTCGTCGACCGATTACTCCGCGACGGCCACGAGGTCGTTGTCTATGACAATTTTTCAACCGGCCAACTGCGCTTTCTCGACGATGCGCTGCGGTCGCCGCGGTTGACGCTGATCACCGCCGACCTGCTCGACTGCGACCAGTTGACCAAGGCAATGGCAGGAGTGGACTTTGTTGTCCATCTCGCCGCTAATGCCGATGTCCGCCACGGGACGAAGCATCCGAAGAAGGACCTCGAACAGAATACGATCGCGACGTTCAACGTCCTTGAAGCGATGCGGGTCAGCGGGGTTCGGCGGATCGCCTTCTCCTCCACCGGCTCCGTCTATGGCGACGCGACCGTTTTCCCAACGCCTGAAGACGCGCCCTTCCCAATCCAGACTTCGCTTTACGGGGCGTCCAAAGTCGCCGGCGAGGGGCTGATCACCGCCTACTGCGAAGGCTTCGGCTTTCAAGCGTACATCTTCCGCTTCGTCTCTATTCTCGGTGAACGGTATACCCACGGGCATGTCTTCGACTTCTATAAGAAACTTCGCGCCGATCCTACCCGCCTTGAGGTGCTCGGCAACGGCAGGCAGCGAAAATCGTACCTCTATGTCCAAGACTGCATCGATGCCATGCTCTGCGTCATTGAGAAGGCCGACGCCCGCGTGAACATCTACAACCTCGGCACCGACGAGTACTGCGAGGTGAACGACTCGGTCCGCTGGATCACAGAGCGGCTGGGGCTCACGCCGACGATCACCTACACCGGGGGAGACCGCGGCTGGGTCGGCGACAGTCCGTTCATCTTCCTCGACACCCGCCGCGTCCGCGCTCTCGGCTGGCGGCCGAAACTGTCGATCCGGGAGGGAGTTATCCGCACCCTCGACTGGCTGATCGCGAATCCGGACATCCTGCTGGTGCGCGAGTGA
- a CDS encoding sugar transferase has product MIPRRVFWALDLFSVGAAFAVAYLVARRLYNLAVPLVSPHLSRFVPSEIASAFPYPWYLPPVTEVLWIAPIFAVSALVTLSACGNYRPLLEQSLTRIVVGAVVAPVVALGMIALVLLAFRSTDSNRLFLATFAALAALAFGGSRLLLRAYFRRRQKAGYYARSVLLIGDHSGLSWLARYLAENTSPAEYSILGYLRVRPDQPALTLDGTVIPCLGNVEDINDILITKPTHQVFVMHPAQGGNWIGPVIRACDYLGVLLWVIPEALTTLEQQSLRLVYHNEPLHLPAVILQPPKFNSEDLFLKRLFDIVVASILLVVLSPVFLVTAILIKITTPHLPVFYPWHVVGQNGVRFTSWKFTTMTAGDEAKEKLAHLNEMSGPVFKIKNDPRVTPLGKWLRKFDINELPQLWTVLQGHMSLVGPRPAGPHELERYEFWHKRKLSIRPGITCLWQVRGRNAINNFDDWVRMDLEYIDNWSLWLDLKILWRTIFVVLRGTGS; this is encoded by the coding sequence GTGATCCCGCGGCGGGTCTTCTGGGCGCTCGACCTCTTCTCTGTCGGCGCTGCCTTTGCTGTTGCGTATCTTGTCGCACGCCGGCTCTACAATCTCGCCGTCCCGCTGGTCAGCCCTCACCTCAGCCGCTTCGTCCCGAGCGAGATCGCGAGCGCCTTTCCATATCCCTGGTATCTCCCCCCGGTCACCGAGGTGCTCTGGATAGCGCCGATCTTCGCCGTCAGCGCGCTCGTGACGCTGTCGGCGTGCGGCAACTACCGTCCGCTCCTAGAGCAGTCCCTCACCCGCATTGTCGTCGGAGCGGTCGTCGCCCCGGTGGTCGCGCTCGGCATGATCGCGCTTGTCCTTCTCGCCTTCCGCTCCACCGATTCAAACCGGCTGTTCCTTGCGACGTTCGCGGCGCTGGCGGCGCTCGCCTTTGGCGGCTCGCGCCTCCTGCTGCGCGCCTATTTCCGCCGTCGCCAGAAGGCCGGCTACTATGCGCGCAGCGTTCTCCTGATCGGCGATCACTCCGGACTCTCGTGGCTGGCGCGCTATCTCGCCGAGAACACCTCACCAGCCGAGTACAGCATCCTCGGCTACCTGCGGGTTCGTCCGGATCAGCCAGCGCTGACACTCGACGGGACAGTGATCCCCTGCTTGGGGAATGTCGAGGATATCAACGACATCTTGATCACCAAGCCGACCCATCAAGTCTTCGTGATGCATCCTGCCCAAGGAGGCAACTGGATCGGCCCGGTGATCCGGGCGTGCGATTACCTCGGCGTGCTGCTGTGGGTGATCCCGGAGGCGCTCACTACCCTCGAGCAGCAATCGCTGCGGCTGGTCTACCATAACGAGCCGCTTCACTTACCGGCTGTGATCCTCCAGCCGCCCAAGTTCAACTCGGAGGATCTGTTCCTCAAGCGGCTGTTCGATATCGTCGTAGCGTCGATTTTGCTAGTGGTCTTATCGCCGGTCTTTCTGGTGACGGCCATTTTGATCAAGATCACGACACCGCATCTTCCCGTCTTCTATCCTTGGCACGTTGTCGGCCAGAACGGCGTCCGATTCACCAGCTGGAAGTTCACAACCATGACCGCCGGCGACGAAGCGAAGGAGAAGCTCGCTCATCTCAACGAGATGAGCGGGCCAGTGTTCAAGATCAAGAATGACCCCCGCGTCACCCCCCTCGGCAAGTGGCTGCGCAAGTTCGACATTAACGAGCTTCCCCAACTGTGGACCGTGCTTCAAGGGCACATGAGCCTCGTCGGACCGCGTCCCGCAGGCCCCCATGAACTCGAACGCTATGAGTTTTGGCACAAGCGGAAGCTGAGCATCCGCCCCGGCATCACCTGCCTCTGGCAAGTGCGGGGACGCAACGCCATCAACAATTTCGATGATTGGGTGCGCATGGACTTGGAATACATCGACAACTGGTCGCTGTGGCTCGACCTGAAGATCTTGTGGCGAACGATCTTCGTTGTCTTGCGGGGAACTGGGTCGTGA
- a CDS encoding transaldolase has translation MHEGLRVKIFADGADKASMLELAAQPWVAGFTTNPTLMRKAGVRDYRAFAKDVLRAIPDRPISFEVFSDETAEMERQAREIASWGDNVYVKIPVTNTRGEWTDELVRRLARDGIKLNITALTTLGQVRRVAEALAESHSSYISVFAGRIADTGRDPVPLMAAAVEMLRPYPALELIWASPREVLNVYQADQVGCHIITVTSDLLKKLPLYGKDLEVYSLETVRQFHEDAVAAGYAL, from the coding sequence ATGCACGAAGGACTGCGCGTCAAGATCTTTGCCGACGGCGCCGATAAAGCCAGCATGCTTGAGCTCGCCGCCCAGCCTTGGGTCGCCGGCTTCACCACCAACCCGACGCTCATGCGCAAGGCAGGAGTGCGCGACTACCGCGCCTTTGCGAAGGATGTGCTGCGCGCCATTCCGGACCGTCCCATCTCCTTCGAGGTGTTCAGCGACGAGACGGCCGAGATGGAGCGCCAAGCGCGCGAGATCGCGAGTTGGGGCGACAACGTCTACGTCAAGATCCCCGTCACCAACACGCGCGGCGAGTGGACTGACGAGCTCGTCCGACGGCTCGCGCGCGACGGCATCAAGCTGAATATCACGGCGCTGACCACGCTCGGCCAAGTCCGCCGCGTCGCCGAAGCGCTCGCCGAGAGCCATTCCTCGTATATCTCGGTCTTCGCCGGACGCATCGCCGACACGGGGCGTGACCCAGTGCCGCTGATGGCGGCAGCAGTTGAAATGCTGCGCCCCTATCCCGCGCTCGAACTGATCTGGGCCAGCCCCCGCGAAGTGCTGAACGTCTACCAAGCGGACCAGGTAGGCTGCCACATCATCACCGTTACCTCAGACCTGCTGAAAAAGCTGCCGCTGTACGGCAAGGATCTCGAGGTCTACTCGCTTGAGACGGTGCGCCAATTCCATGAGGATGCCGTCGCTGCCGGCTACGCCCTTTAG
- a CDS encoding DUF4190 domain-containing protein, whose amino-acid sequence MRRSGLAIASLIFGILAVLTICNFFFIPSIVAVVTGLIARSQINNSGGMLTGSGMATAGIVLGVLGALFLCGMNLFFFATNPDLLRLLVGG is encoded by the coding sequence GTGCGCCGGTCCGGACTGGCAATCGCGTCTCTCATCTTCGGTATTCTCGCCGTTCTGACCATCTGCAACTTCTTCTTCATTCCCTCCATCGTCGCGGTGGTCACGGGGCTGATCGCGCGCAGTCAAATCAACAATTCGGGAGGAATGCTGACGGGAAGCGGGATGGCAACCGCCGGGATCGTCCTCGGCGTTCTCGGCGCGCTCTTCCTCTGCGGGATGAACCTCTTCTTCTTTGCGACTAATCCCGACCTTCTCAGGCTGCTGGTCGGAGGCTGA
- a CDS encoding cysteine dioxygenase family protein — protein MTMASPRIGSPTLSALVQEIRAIVRAGGEAGRVAGDVAQALRPYLGRADLLLPSQEEPDPTRYRQHILHVEEDGAFSIVSLVWTRGQETSIHDHVSWCVVGVHRGREDETRYRLDAGRNALIELETVTSDVGAIAALTPPGDIHKVANRSTDLTISIHIYGADIGKLGSSIRRRYDLPVVSRV, from the coding sequence ATGACAATGGCGTCGCCGCGCATCGGCTCTCCAACGCTAAGCGCCTTAGTGCAGGAGATCCGGGCGATTGTCCGCGCTGGCGGGGAAGCGGGCAGGGTTGCGGGAGATGTCGCGCAGGCCCTCCGCCCCTATCTCGGCCGAGCCGACCTGCTCCTTCCCAGCCAAGAAGAGCCCGACCCCACCCGCTATCGGCAGCACATCCTCCACGTTGAAGAAGACGGCGCTTTCTCGATCGTCTCTCTCGTCTGGACCCGTGGACAGGAGACGAGCATCCATGACCACGTGTCGTGGTGTGTCGTCGGCGTCCACCGTGGGCGCGAGGATGAGACCCGCTACCGGCTTGATGCCGGCCGCAACGCCCTGATCGAGCTCGAGACAGTGACTTCCGACGTCGGCGCCATCGCAGCGCTCACCCCGCCGGGGGATATCCATAAGGTGGCGAACCGGAGCACCGACCTGACCATCTCGATTCACATCTACGGTGCCGATATCGGCAAGCTCGGCTCAAGCATTCGGCGCCGTTACGACTTGCCGGTTGTCAGCCGCGTCTAA
- a CDS encoding SDR family oxidoreductase: MSGVLAGRTAIITGASRGIGRAIAEAFVEAGASVLIAARSSQALAETEAALRPRLGAGQQLRSLAVDVGERAQIDALISQAVETFGRVHILVNNAGIYGPKGRLETIAWEEWEQALRVNLIGSVYAARALLPHLRAHGGGKIIQLSGGGATSPMPYLTAYAASKAAVVRFVESLALEVRDARIDVNAIAPGAINTGMLDEIIAAGPERVGEEYYRRALRQRDEGGAPIDQAAALAVWLASSASDGITGKLISAVWDPWRDLGRYRDDLSSSDVYTLRRIVPKDRGLEWG, translated from the coding sequence GTGAGCGGGGTCCTCGCTGGCCGGACCGCCATTATCACCGGCGCGAGCCGCGGGATCGGCCGCGCAATCGCCGAGGCGTTTGTCGAGGCAGGCGCGAGCGTCTTGATCGCCGCCCGTTCGTCCCAAGCGCTCGCTGAAACGGAGGCAGCGCTCCGTCCGCGGCTCGGCGCAGGCCAGCAGCTCCGTTCCCTGGCGGTCGATGTGGGCGAGCGCGCCCAGATCGACGCTCTCATCTCTCAAGCGGTGGAGACGTTCGGGCGCGTGCACATCCTCGTTAACAACGCCGGGATCTACGGGCCGAAAGGACGGCTCGAGACGATCGCGTGGGAGGAGTGGGAGCAGGCGCTCCGGGTCAACCTCATCGGCTCAGTTTACGCCGCGCGCGCCCTGCTGCCTCACCTCCGCGCCCATGGCGGCGGGAAGATCATCCAGCTGTCGGGAGGCGGCGCAACCAGCCCGATGCCCTACCTCACGGCCTACGCCGCCTCCAAGGCAGCGGTGGTCCGTTTCGTCGAGTCGCTCGCGCTTGAAGTGCGCGACGCAAGGATCGACGTCAACGCGATCGCTCCCGGCGCCATCAACACCGGGATGCTCGACGAGATCATCGCGGCAGGACCGGAGCGGGTCGGCGAGGAGTACTACCGGCGCGCCCTCCGCCAGCGGGACGAGGGCGGCGCGCCGATCGACCAAGCGGCAGCGCTTGCGGTCTGGCTCGCCTCCTCGGCGAGCGATGGAATTACGGGCAAGCTGATCAGCGCGGTGTGGGATCCGTGGCGCGACCTCGGGCGCTATCGCGATGACCTGAGCAGCAGCGATGTCTACACGCTGCGCCGCATCGTGCCGAAGGACCGCGGCTTGGAGTGGGGCTAG
- a CDS encoding class I SAM-dependent methyltransferase, with the protein MFQTFADRRPLPQRSVFDAFGVTGDVTIRLANPPGGTWFHAIASYAVDIVSLCLITRIVQPNVVFEIGTLHGYTALHFALNTPDDAEIFTLDLPRGHAGPLQLATTIVDDQHIRSSVMTKRYVFDGYPEARKIRCLFGDSATFDFSPFYNRVGLFFIDGAHSYEYVRSDTLNALKCCPPGAVIAWHDFGRLGVNGVTRWLATLAPHYDIVATPGGSLAYLIVK; encoded by the coding sequence TTGTTTCAGACCTTTGCCGATCGCCGCCCGCTTCCTCAGCGATCGGTGTTCGACGCGTTCGGCGTTACTGGCGATGTGACAATCCGGCTTGCGAACCCGCCGGGCGGGACATGGTTTCATGCCATCGCCTCGTACGCGGTCGATATTGTGAGTCTTTGCCTAATCACGCGCATCGTGCAGCCGAACGTCGTTTTCGAGATCGGGACACTCCACGGCTACACGGCGCTTCACTTTGCGCTCAACACGCCGGACGACGCCGAAATTTTCACCCTCGATCTGCCGCGAGGACATGCAGGTCCCCTTCAGCTGGCGACGACCATCGTCGATGACCAGCATATTCGCTCGTCGGTCATGACCAAGCGCTACGTCTTCGACGGCTACCCGGAAGCGCGAAAAATTCGCTGCCTCTTCGGCGATAGCGCCACGTTCGACTTCTCGCCGTTTTACAATCGTGTCGGCCTCTTCTTTATCGACGGCGCGCATTCTTACGAATATGTGCGCTCAGACACGCTCAACGCCCTGAAGTGCTGTCCGCCGGGGGCGGTGATCGCTTGGCATGACTTCGGGCGCCTTGGCGTAAATGGCGTCACGCGCTGGCTGGCAACGCTTGCTCCTCACTACGACATCGTCGCCACTCCCGGCGGCTCGCTCGCGTACCTCATCGTCAAATAA
- a CDS encoding Gfo/Idh/MocA family oxidoreductase, whose product MGGVAIVGCGLVGTKRAQALASGQLRVCADLDRERAERLARPAGALATTDWRHAVERNDVDLVIVATTNDALAEVAVGALEAGKHVLVEKPAARSLAELAQIEEAATRSGRLVRVGFNHRYHPAVLQARRLFEAGALGELMFIRGRYGHGGRVGYDREWRADPARSGGGELIDQGVHVIDLARWFLGDFTEWYGFAHTYYWDMPVEDNAFLTLKTARQQVAFLHVSCTEWKNLFSFEIYGRSAKLHIEGLGGSYGTERIAFYKMLPEMGPPETTIWEYPMGDRSWAIELQEFLEDIRLDRPPAAGLAEARACLAIVEQVYKASGYARP is encoded by the coding sequence ATGGGCGGTGTCGCTATTGTCGGCTGCGGGCTCGTCGGCACAAAGCGAGCGCAGGCCCTAGCGAGCGGACAGCTTCGTGTCTGCGCCGACCTCGACCGCGAACGCGCCGAGCGGCTGGCGCGTCCAGCGGGCGCGCTTGCGACAACCGACTGGCGGCATGCTGTCGAGCGGAACGATGTCGACCTCGTTATCGTCGCGACAACGAACGACGCCCTCGCCGAAGTGGCAGTGGGCGCCCTCGAGGCGGGCAAGCATGTGTTGGTGGAAAAGCCCGCCGCGCGGTCGCTCGCCGAGCTAGCACAGATCGAGGAGGCGGCCACGCGAAGCGGCCGGCTCGTGCGGGTGGGGTTCAATCACCGTTATCACCCGGCAGTTCTCCAGGCCCGCCGCTTGTTTGAGGCGGGCGCGCTCGGCGAGCTGATGTTCATCCGCGGCCGCTACGGACACGGCGGCCGCGTCGGCTACGACCGAGAATGGCGCGCCGACCCGGCGCGCTCGGGCGGCGGCGAACTGATCGACCAGGGAGTTCATGTCATCGACCTCGCGCGCTGGTTCCTCGGCGATTTCACCGAATGGTACGGCTTTGCCCACACCTACTACTGGGATATGCCGGTCGAGGACAATGCCTTCCTAACCCTGAAGACGGCGCGCCAGCAGGTCGCCTTTCTTCATGTCTCGTGTACTGAATGGAAAAACCTCTTCTCCTTCGAAATCTATGGACGCAGCGCCAAGCTGCACATCGAAGGATTGGGCGGCTCCTACGGCACAGAGCGCATCGCGTTCTACAAAATGCTGCCCGAAATGGGACCGCCCGAGACGACGATCTGGGAGTATCCGATGGGCGACCGGTCATGGGCGATCGAGCTGCAGGAGTTTCTGGAGGATATCCGGCTCGACCGGCCGCCAGCCGCCGGCCTCGCCGAGGCGCGCGCCTGCCTTGCCATCGTTGAGCAGGTGTACAAGGCGTCAGGCTATGCCCGCCCGTAG
- the guaB gene encoding IMP dehydrogenase — protein sequence MTFPESRRSFIAAADRREAKFGREGLTFDDVLLVPAKSSVEPKDVRTETRLTRRISLAIPILSAAMDTVTESRLAIAIAREGGLGVIHRNLSIEDQVEEVDKVKRSEAGMIVDPVTLTPEMTVRDALVLMERYHISGLPVTENGKLVGILTNRDLRFEENFDQPIRNVMTRDNLITVPVGTTLEQAKEILHRHRIEKLPVVDEEFRLRGLITVKDIQKKIMYPNATKDEHGRLRVGAAVGVVGDSKDRARELVAAGVDVLVVDTAHGHSDAVRDMVVWLKDTFPVDVVAGNVATAEGARDLILAGADAVKVGVGPGSICTTRIVAGAGVPQLTAIYDCAEVAREYDVPVIADGGIRFSGDIVKAIAAGADSVMLGGLLAGVDESPGEIVLYQGERYKEYRGMGSLGAMKARGFSKDRYRQDAVEELSKFVPEGVEGRVAYKGPLANLIYQLVGGLRAGMGYVGAATIRDLQQAQFIRITNASLIESHPHDISITKEAPNYGR from the coding sequence ATGACGTTTCCCGAGTCGCGCCGTTCGTTCATTGCGGCCGCCGATCGCCGTGAAGCGAAGTTCGGCCGCGAAGGGCTGACGTTCGATGATGTTCTGCTTGTGCCGGCCAAGTCGTCGGTGGAGCCGAAGGACGTTCGGACAGAGACGCGGCTGACGCGCCGGATCTCCCTCGCTATCCCCATCCTCTCCGCGGCGATGGACACGGTCACCGAGTCGCGCCTTGCGATTGCCATCGCCCGGGAAGGGGGGCTCGGCGTAATCCACCGCAATCTTTCGATCGAGGATCAGGTCGAAGAGGTCGATAAGGTGAAGCGCTCCGAGGCGGGCATGATCGTCGACCCGGTGACGCTCACGCCGGAGATGACCGTCCGCGATGCCCTCGTCCTCATGGAGCGGTATCACATCTCCGGGCTCCCTGTCACTGAGAACGGCAAGCTGGTCGGAATTTTGACGAACCGCGACCTCCGCTTCGAGGAGAACTTCGACCAGCCGATCCGCAACGTCATGACGCGCGACAACCTGATCACCGTGCCCGTCGGGACAACCCTCGAGCAGGCGAAGGAGATCCTCCATCGGCACCGGATCGAGAAGCTGCCGGTTGTCGACGAGGAGTTCCGCCTGCGGGGCCTGATCACGGTGAAAGATATCCAAAAGAAGATCATGTACCCGAACGCGACGAAGGATGAGCACGGCCGCCTGCGGGTGGGAGCAGCGGTTGGTGTGGTCGGCGACAGTAAGGACCGAGCGCGGGAGCTCGTTGCGGCGGGAGTAGATGTCCTCGTCGTCGATACTGCTCACGGACATTCGGATGCCGTGCGCGACATGGTGGTGTGGCTGAAAGACACGTTCCCGGTTGACGTCGTGGCGGGCAACGTGGCGACGGCAGAGGGCGCGCGCGATCTCATCCTCGCTGGCGCGGATGCGGTCAAAGTCGGCGTCGGACCCGGCTCGATCTGCACAACCCGCATCGTCGCTGGAGCAGGCGTTCCTCAGCTGACTGCGATCTACGACTGTGCTGAGGTCGCGCGCGAGTACGATGTGCCCGTGATCGCCGATGGCGGCATCCGCTTCTCGGGAGATATCGTCAAAGCAATCGCCGCCGGCGCAGACAGCGTGATGCTCGGCGGCCTCCTCGCCGGCGTCGATGAGAGCCCCGGCGAGATTGTGCTCTACCAAGGCGAGCGCTACAAAGAGTACCGCGGGATGGGCTCGCTCGGCGCGATGAAGGCGCGCGGGTTCAGCAAGGATCGCTACCGGCAAGACGCGGTCGAAGAGCTGTCGAAGTTCGTTCCGGAAGGCGTCGAGGGGCGGGTGGCCTACAAAGGGCCGCTTGCGAACTTGATTTACCAGCTCGTCGGCGGGCTGCGCGCAGGCATGGGCTATGTCGGCGCTGCCACAATCCGCGATCTCCAGCAGGCGCAGTTCATTAGGATCACTAATGCCAGCCTGATTGAGAGTCATCCCCATGACATCTCGATCACGAAAGAGGCGCCGAACTACGGTCGGTAA
- a CDS encoding HAD family hydrolase has protein sequence MPARRPAVFLDRDGVVNRAIVRNGRPYPPASVQELEILPGVAAAIAALRHAGFAIVIVTNQPDVARGATSRAAVDAIHQRLREELAIDSIEVCWHDDADGCSCRKPRPGLILAAARALRLDLRRSVLVGDRWKDIAAGKQAGVATVLIDYRYAETAPPSAPAPDLVVGSLAEALPWIVTRARSR, from the coding sequence ATGCCCGCCCGTAGGCCGGCCGTCTTCCTCGATCGCGACGGGGTCGTCAACCGCGCGATCGTCCGCAACGGCCGGCCCTACCCGCCCGCCTCGGTGCAGGAACTCGAGATCCTGCCCGGCGTGGCGGCAGCGATCGCGGCCTTGCGGCATGCCGGCTTCGCGATCGTCATCGTCACCAACCAGCCCGACGTCGCGCGCGGCGCCACCAGCCGCGCTGCCGTCGACGCGATCCACCAGCGGCTCCGCGAGGAGCTTGCCATCGACTCGATCGAAGTCTGCTGGCACGACGACGCCGACGGCTGCAGCTGCCGCAAGCCTCGGCCGGGACTGATCCTCGCCGCTGCCCGGGCGCTCCGCCTCGACCTGCGCCGCTCGGTGCTCGTCGGCGACCGCTGGAAAGACATCGCGGCGGGCAAGCAAGCAGGAGTTGCGACGGTCTTGATAGACTATCGCTACGCTGAGACCGCGCCTCCTTCCGCGCCCGCGCCCGACCTCGTTGTCGGGTCGCTCGCTGAAGCGCTCCCTTGGATCGTCACCCGCGCAAGATCGCGATGA